The stretch of DNA TGGTCATGTTGGTGTGCGCATCCTCGCTGAGGGCGCGGATGAAGAGGTGCGTATCGGCCGGAATAATCTGCCAGGAAACCAGGTCGCCCACGGAAATGGTGAGGATGCGCTCGTTGCGGTCGAACTCGATGTTGGACTGGTAGCCATAATGCGTGGTGATGGCATAGACTTCGTTGGGGTCGTAAATGAGGGTTTTGATGCGGCTGTCCGTCGTCATGGACTGGGCCTGCGCCCCCGAGGCAGCCATGGCCACGCCCGCTATCAGCAACCCTGTTCTCCCCATGCGCAGTATCGAACGGATCATCATTGTGCCGCACCAAACTCCTGATCGACCGTGTAGCTCGTGACCTTAAACCCGACAGGGTTAATATAACGTTGTTCCGCCGTCAGCTCCAGCGCCTGAAATTCATAGCTGACCCAGACGATGTAATCCACGGGGTCCTTGTTGATGACGGTGTCGCCTTCCAGCGTGACACGGATGCGAACCTGCGCGCTGTTGTCACCCGTGAACTGGAAGGAGCGCACGTTGATGACGCGCTTGATTTCCTGGCCGTAGAGATTGCTCGGGCTTTGGGGGTTGTTGCTGTTGAAGAGCTTCTTGTATTCCTCGGCGATCTTAGCCTCGCTCATCAGGCGCACGGTTTTGTAGTTTTCCGTATAAAGCGCGGCGTCGTAGGCTTCGCGGGCGCGGACATATTTGATGACGAAATATTGCGCCAACTCTTTCTGGCTTTCCAGTTCTTTGCGGGAAAGGGGCGTGACCACCTGGGTCATGCCGCTTTTCTCATCCACCTGAATCACGAACGGCTGAACCGATTTCAGCGGCGTGAGCAGGGAAACAGACAGGGCCGAAATCAATGTGGCGACCAGGCTGATGAGCGTGACAAGCGCCAGGATGTTTCGCTGAACCACCATGGCCTGATAGCGGTCGGCATACCAGTTCTTCTGGTCGCTCAGGTGCTTGCCCGGCGCCAGCATGTCCTGCGATGTGGTTTTCTTTTTAAATAAGCTCATCGGTATGCCTGCAACGGCCGGTATCCACCCAGCCAAAACACAAGATACTGCGTTCCACTATCCGATACAAGCCTTTCATGACGGATGTATGACACCATATGTTGTGTTATGGTGACCTAACCCGACCGCAGGATGCAAAAAACCCCGCCTGGCCATGCCATGACGGGGTTGTGCGCCTGCCAGTAAATGACTTAGGAAGAGGCTTTCTTGGCGGCGAAGTTGAAATTCCCGAAACGCTGGGAGAATTTCTCGACCTGGCCGGTTTTCTTGATGTTGAAGCCGCCGGTCCATGCGGAATGGGTTTTGGGGTCCACGTCCAGCTGCAGCGTGTCGCCTTCCTTGCCATAGGTGGAATGGGTATAATATTCAGTGCCATCGGTCATGATGACTTTGATCTTGTGGTAATCCGGATGGATGCCTTGTTTCATAACAGTCCCCAAAAAAAGAGCTTTGCTGCATAGCGCAAAGCCCTTTTACGTTCAAGTATTAATTAAGCTTTTAATGGATGGTGCGTTCGGCTTCCTGCTGAACCGGGTTGTAGGCGGCTGTAATGTTGTAGTTGCTGCCACCCAGTTCCACGCCCGGAATGGCTGCGCCATTGGCCTGGCTGATGGTGGAAATGGCCGTCACCAGGGCTTCCGAATGGGCCTGGGTGGAGAGTAACTGAAGGGTTTGCGGGTTGGCCGTGCGCAGAGAGGCGATGATCTCGTCGGTGCTCATAGCGCCGATGGCGGTCAGAATCTCCGTCTGGCGATCGCCGCCGACGGCGGTGAGGAAGCCATTGAGCTTTTCCGGTGCGAGGTTCAGCACAACCTTGGCCAGCGTAGTGGCATCCGCATTGCTGGCGGCAAGGGTGCTTACCACGTCGGCGCTGTTGCTCTCGTTGATCAGCTCGGCGATGGCGAAGAAGCCTTTTTCCTGCGTCAGCGATTCGTTGATGAAGCTGGTTATCGCCTCTGCCGGGATGGTGATATCGTTAATGCGGTTGCTCTCCAGCATGGCGGAGATCATGTAATTGGCGAATTGCTCGCCATTGGCCGCGCCGCGGGCTGTATCAAACACCTGTTGAAGCTGCTCGGCATTAAGCGGCGGTGTGTTGCCGCGGATGCTGCTGTCGATCATGGCGCCAAGCATGTAACCGGCAGCCTGCGGGCTGGTTTGCGATTGCTGGCGCATGAATTCCACCAGTTCGGCAATTTCATCCGGATCGATATCCTGCAGCATCTTGCGTGTGGCGCTGGTGATGAATTCGCCATTGGTCGGGTTGGCGGCAATCATGCT from bacterium encodes:
- a CDS encoding 50S ribosomal protein L31; its protein translation is MKQGIHPDYHKIKVIMTDGTEYYTHSTYGKEGDTLQLDVDPKTHSAWTGGFNIKKTGQVEKFSQRFGNFNFAAKKASS